One stretch of Hymenobacter chitinivorans DSM 11115 DNA includes these proteins:
- the uxuA gene encoding mannonate dehydratase, producing MLHTMRWFGPHDPVSLFDIRQAGCAGVVTALHQLPVGAVWPVEEIRRRQQLIEADNASYSPLHWAVVESLPVHEDIKKGRPSREAYIENYKTSLRNLAICGIRTVCYNFMPVLDWSRTNLSYQLPDGSLALRFVWQDFAVFDLCILKRPGAEIDYEPAVATAARAQFAQMSPAQIAELTNTVLLGLPGSEEAFELAGFQALLDEYASIDSQTLRQNLYYFIQQVGPVAQEVGINLCIHPDDPPYPLLGLPRVVSTEADLAQLLAAYDEPANGLTFCTGSLGVRPDNDLAGVVRRFGSRIHFVHLRATKREENPRNFHEADHLTGDVDMYSVVRELVLEEQRRAQTGEGNAQLPMRPDHGHQMLDDLKKKTYPGYSAIGRLRGLAELRGLEHGIRHALAAEAHLTARLTSDLTLANS from the coding sequence ATGCTTCACACCATGCGCTGGTTCGGCCCCCACGACCCGGTTTCGCTCTTCGACATTCGCCAGGCCGGTTGTGCCGGCGTGGTCACGGCCCTGCACCAGTTGCCAGTAGGCGCGGTGTGGCCCGTGGAGGAAATCCGGCGCCGCCAGCAGCTCATCGAAGCCGATAACGCCAGCTACTCGCCCCTGCACTGGGCCGTGGTGGAAAGCTTGCCAGTGCACGAAGATATTAAGAAAGGCCGCCCCTCGCGCGAGGCGTATATTGAGAATTACAAAACGAGCCTGCGCAACCTGGCCATCTGCGGCATCCGCACGGTGTGCTACAACTTCATGCCCGTGCTCGACTGGTCGCGCACCAACCTGAGCTACCAGCTGCCCGATGGGTCGTTAGCCTTGCGCTTTGTGTGGCAGGACTTCGCCGTATTCGACCTCTGTATTCTAAAGCGGCCCGGCGCCGAAATCGATTACGAGCCCGCAGTAGCCACAGCGGCCCGCGCCCAGTTTGCCCAGATGAGCCCGGCGCAGATTGCCGAGCTGACCAATACCGTGCTCCTGGGCTTGCCCGGCTCGGAAGAAGCCTTCGAGCTGGCCGGCTTTCAGGCTTTGCTCGACGAGTACGCCAGCATCGACAGCCAGACCCTGCGCCAGAACCTGTACTACTTTATCCAGCAGGTGGGTCCCGTGGCCCAGGAAGTCGGTATCAACCTCTGCATTCACCCCGACGACCCGCCGTACCCACTGCTGGGTTTGCCGCGGGTGGTAAGCACCGAAGCCGACCTGGCCCAACTGCTGGCCGCCTACGACGAACCCGCCAACGGCCTCACGTTTTGCACCGGCTCGTTGGGTGTACGGCCCGACAACGACCTGGCCGGCGTGGTGCGCCGCTTCGGTTCCCGGATTCACTTTGTGCACCTGCGGGCCACTAAGCGGGAAGAAAACCCCCGCAACTTCCACGAGGCCGACCACCTCACCGGCGACGTGGACATGTACAGCGTGGTGCGGGAGCTGGTGCTGGAAGAGCAGCGCCGGGCCCAGACCGGGGAAGGAAACGCCCAGCTGCCCATGCGCCCCGACCACGGCCACCAGATGCTCGACGACCTGAAAAAGAAAACCTACCCCGGCTACTCCGCCATTGGCCGCCTGCGCGGGCTGGCCGAGCTGCGGGGCCTGGAGCACGGCATCCGCCACGCCCTGGCCGCCGAAGCTCACCTAACCGCCCGGCTCACTTCCGACCTCACGCTGGCTAATAGCTAA
- a CDS encoding LacI family DNA-binding transcriptional regulator: MIKCVKCKLADDVMKAGFIRGRQRFFCKACDYHFTEEKSAQVPERKRHQTTISDVAKALGVASSTVSRALNGHSDISPNTRQAILEVARQLDYQPNLLAQSLKSSETYTIGVLIPDIERPFFATAVSGIQQVAAESGYRVMICQSKESYQTEVSNVQALIASRVDGLLICHSRETENFDHVRADACRGIPVVHFDRVCNEVNSAQVMLDDWGGAFAVTEHLILEGCERIAILAGPDALLISKQRIGGYLNALHHYGIEPREELRINTDFRTESAVAALDKWLALPEPPDAIFAVNYTNALDVILALKQRGIRIPEDIAVVGYGDEFLASMIEPALTTVDLHPYRIGQQAARLFLDQVRLKENFKPRTYVLSGDLVIRQSSLKGKGPLFRLSI, translated from the coding sequence ATGATAAAGTGCGTTAAATGCAAGCTGGCCGACGATGTCATGAAGGCCGGCTTCATCCGGGGCCGCCAACGGTTCTTCTGCAAGGCTTGCGACTACCACTTCACGGAAGAAAAATCGGCGCAGGTGCCGGAGCGCAAGCGCCACCAGACCACTATCAGCGACGTAGCCAAGGCCCTGGGCGTGGCTTCCTCCACGGTTTCGAGGGCCCTGAACGGACACAGCGACATTAGCCCCAACACCCGCCAGGCTATTCTGGAAGTGGCCCGCCAGCTCGACTACCAGCCCAACCTACTGGCTCAGAGCCTGAAAAGCAGCGAAACCTACACCATCGGCGTGCTCATTCCCGACATCGAGCGGCCCTTTTTCGCCACGGCCGTCAGCGGCATTCAGCAGGTGGCGGCCGAGTCGGGCTACCGGGTCATGATTTGCCAGTCGAAAGAGTCGTACCAGACGGAGGTGAGCAACGTGCAGGCTCTGATTGCCAGCCGCGTCGACGGGCTGCTGATCTGCCACTCCCGCGAAACCGAGAACTTCGACCACGTCCGCGCCGACGCCTGCCGCGGTATTCCGGTGGTGCACTTTGATAGGGTCTGCAACGAAGTCAACAGCGCCCAGGTGATGCTCGACGACTGGGGCGGAGCCTTTGCCGTGACCGAGCACCTGATTCTGGAAGGCTGTGAGCGGATTGCTATTCTGGCCGGCCCCGACGCGCTGCTCATCAGCAAGCAGCGCATCGGCGGCTACCTCAATGCCCTGCACCATTACGGCATCGAGCCCCGGGAAGAATTGCGCATCAACACCGACTTTCGGACGGAGTCGGCGGTGGCGGCCCTGGATAAGTGGCTGGCGCTGCCCGAACCGCCCGACGCCATTTTTGCCGTCAACTACACCAACGCCCTGGACGTGATTCTGGCTCTGAAGCAGCGCGGCATCCGCATTCCGGAGGACATTGCCGTGGTGGGCTACGGCGACGAGTTCCTAGCTTCCATGATTGAGCCGGCCCTGACCACGGTAGACCTTCACCCCTACCGCATCGGGCAGCAGGCCGCGCGGCTGTTCCTGGACCAGGTGCGACTCAAGGAAAACTTCAAGCCCCGCACCTACGTGCTGTCGGGCGACCTGGTGATTCGGCAGTCGTCGTTGAAAGGCAAAGGCCCGCTGTTCCGGCTCAGCATTTAA